A single genomic interval of Thermus filiformis harbors:
- a CDS encoding M24 family metallopeptidase, translating to MQELLRLLEQEGLDGLYLTKPESVRYLSDFSAPEDAQVYVSREGALLLTDGRYAVQAEEESRIPFKILTREERKAFLGSLEGRVGFEAEHLPYARLEELRELAPVEWVPTRGLVERLRVRKTPEEVQRIQKAQALADEAFRHVLARVAPGVREVDLALELEFHLRRHGAEAAAFPIIVASGPRGAMPHGVASEKVIREGEMVTVDFGARYLGYHSDLTRTFGVGRVEPEKKRLFHAVLLALEEVLAQLGPGRSTKELDALARRVLEKEGLKEYFTHSLGHGVGLAVHEAPGLNAYTEEVLEPGMVVTVEPGVYLPGFAGVRVEELVLITEGGFQLLSRLDRGWLEV from the coding sequence GTGCAGGAGCTTTTGCGCCTACTGGAACAGGAGGGACTGGACGGCCTCTACCTCACCAAGCCCGAGAGCGTCCGCTACCTCTCGGACTTCTCCGCCCCCGAGGACGCCCAGGTCTACGTGAGCCGGGAAGGGGCCCTCCTCCTCACCGACGGCCGGTACGCGGTCCAGGCGGAGGAGGAAAGCCGCATCCCCTTCAAGATCCTCACCCGCGAGGAGCGGAAGGCCTTCCTGGGAAGCCTCGAGGGCCGGGTGGGGTTTGAGGCCGAGCACCTCCCCTACGCCCGGCTCGAGGAGCTCCGGGAGCTCGCCCCCGTGGAGTGGGTCCCCACCCGGGGCTTGGTGGAACGGCTGAGGGTCCGGAAGACCCCCGAGGAGGTCCAGCGGATCCAAAAGGCCCAGGCCCTGGCGGACGAGGCCTTCCGGCACGTCCTCGCCCGGGTGGCCCCCGGGGTGAGGGAGGTGGACCTGGCCTTGGAGCTGGAGTTCCACCTGCGCCGCCACGGGGCCGAGGCCGCCGCCTTCCCCATCATCGTGGCCTCGGGCCCCCGGGGGGCGATGCCGCACGGGGTGGCCTCGGAAAAGGTCATCCGGGAGGGGGAGATGGTGACGGTGGACTTCGGGGCCCGGTACCTCGGGTACCACTCCGACCTGACCCGGACCTTCGGCGTGGGCCGGGTGGAGCCCGAGAAGAAGCGGCTCTTCCACGCGGTCCTTTTGGCCTTGGAGGAGGTCCTGGCCCAGCTGGGCCCGGGCCGGTCCACCAAGGAGCTGGACGCCCTGGCCCGGCGGGTTCTGGAAAAGGAGGGGCTCAAGGAGTACTTCACCCACTCCCTCGGGCACGGGGTGGGGCTCGCGGTGCACGAGGCCCCGGGGCTGAACGCCTACACGGAGGAGGTCCTGGAGCCGGGCATGGTGGTCACGGTGGAGCCCGGGGTGTACCTCCCCGGCTTCGCGGGGGTGCGGGTGGAGGAGCTGGTCCTGATCACCGAAGGGGGGTTCCAGCTCCTCTCCCGCCTGGACCGGGGGTGGCTCGAGGTATGA
- a CDS encoding site-2 protease family protein → MLGLLQTDPLVFLLAFAALVFSLVLHELGHAYAAYAFGDDTARRQGRLSLNPLVHLDPIGTLLLLLVGFGWARPVPINPARFRNYRLGLFVVSVAGIAVNLLLAVVFALLVRLLYDLDPVGVVQTFHRLEATPGGLLALGFYFAASINLVLAVFNLLPIPPLDGSKILQSLLPLAWHPFLWRLEQYAWLSFLLILTVLRGPIQGVLSWARTEFFRLLLG, encoded by the coding sequence ATGCTTGGACTCCTCCAGACCGACCCCCTGGTCTTCCTTCTGGCTTTTGCCGCCCTGGTCTTTTCCCTGGTCCTGCACGAGCTGGGCCACGCCTACGCCGCCTACGCCTTCGGGGACGACACCGCCAGGCGCCAGGGCCGCCTGAGCCTGAACCCCCTGGTCCACCTGGACCCCATCGGGACCCTCCTCCTTCTTTTGGTGGGCTTCGGCTGGGCCAGGCCGGTGCCCATCAACCCCGCCCGCTTCCGCAACTACCGCCTGGGCCTCTTCGTGGTCTCGGTGGCGGGCATCGCGGTGAACCTCCTTTTGGCCGTGGTCTTCGCCCTCCTGGTCCGGCTCCTCTATGACCTGGACCCCGTGGGGGTGGTCCAGACCTTCCATCGCCTCGAGGCCACCCCCGGGGGGCTTCTGGCCCTGGGCTTCTACTTCGCCGCCAGCATCAACCTGGTCCTGGCCGTCTTCAACCTCCTGCCCATCCCCCCTCTGGACGGGTCCAAAATCCTCCAGAGCCTCCTGCCCCTGGCCTGGCACCCCTTCCTCTGGCGCCTGGAGCAGTACGCTTGGCTCTCCTTCCTCCTCATCCTCACCGTTTTGCGGGGGCCCATCCAGGGGGTTTTGTCCTGGGCCAGGACTGAGTTCTTCCGCCTCCTTTTGGGGTAG
- a CDS encoding DUF4870 domain-containing protein, with protein sequence MEPSPLVESDKNWAIAAHLAPLLGYFIAIGQILAPLAILLFGPKSAFVQAHAKESLNAQISYTLYGLGLWLLAITVVGLVLAVPLALALVVLVLWNMVAAALAAGRGEMYTYRFIFRLVA encoded by the coding sequence ATGGAACCTAGCCCGCTGGTAGAGTCGGACAAGAACTGGGCCATTGCCGCGCACCTGGCCCCCCTCTTGGGCTACTTCATCGCCATCGGGCAGATCCTCGCCCCCCTGGCCATCCTCCTCTTTGGCCCCAAGAGCGCCTTTGTCCAGGCCCACGCCAAGGAGTCCCTGAACGCCCAGATCAGCTACACCCTCTACGGGCTCGGCCTGTGGCTTCTGGCCATCACCGTGGTGGGGCTCGTCCTCGCGGTTCCCCTGGCCCTCGCCCTTGTGGTCCTGGTTCTTTGGAACATGGTGGCGGCGGCCCTGGCTGCGGGGCGGGGGGAGATGTACACTTACCGGTTCATCTTCCGGCTCGTGGCCTAA
- a CDS encoding septal ring lytic transglycosylase RlpA family protein produces the protein MNPLLLALFLALPALAQTYTVQKGDTLFRIARAHGLSVTELKRLNGLTSDLIHPGQVLRVAPSAKGQGWAEEGLAVWYGPGFHGKKTASGEVYDMHALTAAHPRLPFGTRVRVTNLKNGKSVVVRINDRGPFGGRYVIDLSYAAARAIGALSATPVRLEVVE, from the coding sequence ATGAACCCCCTCCTCCTTGCCCTTTTCCTGGCCCTCCCCGCCCTGGCCCAGACCTACACGGTCCAAAAGGGGGACACCCTCTTCCGCATCGCCCGGGCCCACGGCCTGAGCGTGACCGAGCTCAAGCGGCTGAACGGCCTCACCTCGGACCTGATCCACCCGGGCCAGGTCCTCCGGGTGGCCCCCTCGGCGAAGGGCCAGGGATGGGCCGAGGAGGGGCTCGCCGTCTGGTACGGCCCCGGCTTCCACGGGAAAAAGACCGCCAGCGGGGAGGTCTACGACATGCACGCCCTCACCGCCGCCCACCCCCGCCTCCCCTTCGGCACCCGGGTGCGGGTCACCAACCTGAAAAACGGAAAGAGCGTGGTGGTGCGCATCAACGACCGGGGGCCCTTCGGAGGGCGGTACGTGATTGACCTCTCCTATGCCGCCGCCCGGGCCATCGGGGCCCTCTCCGCCACCCCCGTGCGGCTGGAGGTAGTGGAATGA
- the fsa gene encoding fructose-6-phosphate aldolase — protein MELYLDTANLTEIREIASWGVLSGVTTNPSLIAKEGRPFEETIREICRVVQGPVSAEVTALEAPAMVEQGRRLAALDEHVVVKLPTTQEGLKACKVLSSEGIPVNMTLIFSANQALLAARAGARYLSPFLGRVDDISWDGTELLREIVEIVQIHDLPVRVIAASIRHPRHVTEAALLGADIATMPYAVFKQLLNHPLTEIGLKRFMEDWEKAKL, from the coding sequence ATGGAGCTTTATCTGGATACTGCAAACCTGACGGAAATACGCGAGATCGCTTCCTGGGGCGTCCTCTCCGGGGTGACCACCAACCCCAGCCTCATCGCCAAGGAGGGGCGGCCCTTTGAGGAGACCATACGGGAGATCTGCCGGGTGGTCCAGGGGCCGGTCTCCGCCGAGGTGACGGCCCTCGAGGCCCCCGCCATGGTGGAGCAGGGCAGGCGGCTTGCCGCCTTGGACGAGCACGTGGTGGTCAAGCTCCCCACCACCCAGGAGGGGCTCAAGGCCTGTAAGGTCCTCTCCTCCGAGGGGATCCCGGTGAACATGACCCTGATCTTCTCGGCCAACCAGGCCCTCCTGGCCGCCCGGGCAGGGGCCCGGTACCTCTCGCCCTTCCTGGGCCGGGTGGACGACATCTCCTGGGACGGGACGGAGCTCCTCCGGGAGATCGTGGAGATCGTTCAGATCCACGACCTGCCCGTCCGGGTCATCGCCGCCTCCATCCGCCACCCCCGGCACGTCACGGAGGCGGCCCTCCTGGGGGCGGACATCGCCACCATGCCCTACGCGGTCTTCAAGCAGCTGCTCAACCACCCCCTCACGGAGATCGGCCTGAAGCGCTTCATGGAAGACTGGGAGAAGGCGAAGCTATGA
- the ileS gene encoding isoleucine--tRNA ligase gives MFKEVGEPRFTELEEEVLRFWKENRIFEKSVKNREGGPRYTVYEGPPTANGLPHVGHAQARSYKDLFPRFKTMQGYHVPRRAGWDTHGLPVELEVEKKLGLKSKKEIEAYGIERFNQACRESVFTYEKEWEAFTERIGYWVDLENAYATLQPSYIESIWWSLKTLFDRGLLYRDHKVVPYCPRCGTPLSSHELALGYKEIHDPSVYVRLPLKEPGRLGLERASLLVWTTTPWTLPGNLAAAVHPDYTYAAFQVGNEVLILEEGLGRRLLGEEAPVLKTFSGKELEGLAYEPPYPQAVEKGYFVVLAEYVSREDGTGIVHQAPAFGAEDLETARAYGLPLLKTVDEEGRLLVEPFQGLFFREANRAILKDLRERGLLFKEEQVLHSYPHCWRCSTPLMYYATETWFIRNTAFKEELLRKNQEINWVPPHIKEGRYGEWLRNLVDWALSRNRYWGTPLPIWVCEACGKEEAIGSFQELRERALSPLPEPFDPHRPHVDRVELACACGGVMRRVPYVIDVWYDSGAMPFASLHYPLENQEEFKKSFPADFISEGIDQTRGWFNSLHQLGVLLFGSIAFKNVICHGLILDEKGQKMSKSKGNVVDPWDILKTFGADALRWYIYVSAPPEADRRFGPNLVREVVRDHFLTLWNVYSFFVTYANLDRPDLKNRPAPERRPEMDRWLLARLQELTEQVTEALEAYDPTTSARAIRDFVVEDLSQWYIRRNRRRFWKNEDALDREAAYATLWEALVQLALLLAPFTPFLAEALWQNLVRSVDETAPLSVHLADWPKPEPALKDERLLLWMRAVLKVVDLARAARAKSGVKTRTPLPLLLLTAPGEEERQGLRHFLEEIKDELNVKEARVLEPGEEVLSYRVLPNLKLLGKKYGKLLPAIRKALEGLDPQEVARKVLKGEEVEVALEAGPLRLLPEEVLLEAQSPEGYVALEERGYVAALKVEVTEELRLEGLARDLVRHLQQARKEMGLKVSDRIRVAYQAEGAYREALKRFQDRIAEEVLAVALEEGEEGGYESLLEDEEGRVRFHLAKA, from the coding sequence ATGTTCAAGGAGGTCGGCGAGCCGAGGTTTACCGAACTGGAAGAGGAGGTCCTGCGCTTCTGGAAGGAGAACCGGATCTTTGAGAAGAGCGTGAAGAACCGGGAGGGCGGCCCCCGCTACACCGTCTACGAGGGCCCCCCCACGGCCAACGGCCTCCCCCACGTGGGCCACGCCCAGGCCCGCAGCTACAAGGACCTCTTCCCCCGGTTCAAGACCATGCAGGGCTACCACGTGCCCCGGCGGGCGGGCTGGGACACCCACGGGCTTCCCGTGGAGCTCGAGGTGGAAAAAAAGCTGGGCCTGAAAAGCAAGAAGGAGATCGAGGCCTACGGCATAGAGCGCTTCAACCAGGCCTGCCGGGAGTCGGTCTTCACCTACGAGAAGGAGTGGGAGGCCTTCACGGAGAGGATCGGGTACTGGGTGGACCTGGAAAACGCCTACGCCACCCTCCAGCCCTCCTACATTGAGAGCATCTGGTGGAGCCTGAAGACCCTCTTTGACCGGGGCCTCCTCTACCGGGACCACAAGGTGGTCCCCTACTGCCCCCGCTGCGGCACCCCCCTCTCCTCCCACGAGCTCGCCCTGGGGTACAAGGAGATCCACGACCCCTCGGTCTACGTGCGCCTCCCCCTGAAGGAGCCCGGGAGGCTGGGGCTGGAACGGGCGAGCCTCCTGGTCTGGACCACCACCCCCTGGACCCTTCCCGGCAACCTGGCGGCGGCGGTCCACCCCGACTACACCTATGCCGCCTTCCAGGTGGGGAACGAAGTCCTGATCCTGGAGGAGGGGCTCGGGAGGAGGCTCCTCGGCGAGGAGGCCCCCGTTCTCAAGACCTTCTCCGGTAAGGAGCTGGAGGGCCTTGCCTACGAGCCCCCCTATCCCCAGGCGGTGGAGAAGGGGTACTTCGTGGTCCTGGCCGAGTACGTGAGCCGGGAGGACGGGACGGGCATCGTCCACCAGGCCCCCGCCTTCGGCGCCGAGGACCTGGAGACCGCCAGGGCCTACGGCCTCCCCCTCCTGAAGACGGTGGACGAGGAGGGCCGGCTCCTGGTGGAGCCCTTCCAAGGCCTCTTCTTCCGGGAGGCCAACCGGGCCATCCTCAAGGACCTGCGCGAGCGGGGCCTCCTCTTCAAGGAGGAGCAGGTCCTCCACAGCTACCCCCACTGCTGGCGCTGCTCCACCCCGCTCATGTACTACGCCACCGAGACCTGGTTCATCCGGAACACCGCCTTCAAGGAGGAGCTTCTCCGGAAGAACCAGGAGATCAACTGGGTTCCCCCCCACATCAAGGAGGGGCGGTACGGGGAGTGGCTGAGGAACCTGGTGGACTGGGCCCTAAGCCGCAACCGCTACTGGGGGACGCCGCTGCCCATCTGGGTCTGCGAGGCCTGTGGCAAGGAGGAGGCCATCGGGAGCTTCCAGGAGCTTCGGGAGCGGGCCCTCTCCCCCCTCCCCGAGCCCTTTGACCCCCACCGGCCCCACGTGGACCGGGTGGAGCTGGCCTGCGCCTGCGGCGGGGTGATGCGCCGGGTGCCCTACGTGATTGACGTCTGGTACGACTCAGGGGCCATGCCCTTCGCCTCCTTGCACTACCCCCTGGAAAACCAGGAGGAGTTTAAGAAAAGCTTCCCCGCCGACTTCATCTCCGAGGGGATTGACCAGACCCGGGGCTGGTTCAACTCCCTCCACCAGCTGGGGGTCCTCCTCTTCGGCTCCATCGCCTTCAAGAACGTGATCTGCCACGGCCTCATCCTGGACGAGAAGGGGCAGAAGATGTCCAAGTCCAAGGGGAACGTGGTGGACCCCTGGGACATCCTAAAGACCTTCGGGGCGGACGCCCTCCGGTGGTACATCTACGTCTCCGCTCCGCCGGAGGCCGACCGCCGCTTCGGGCCCAATCTGGTGCGGGAGGTGGTGCGGGACCACTTCCTCACCCTCTGGAACGTGTACAGCTTCTTTGTCACCTACGCCAACCTGGACCGGCCCGACCTGAAAAACCGCCCCGCCCCCGAACGCCGGCCCGAGATGGACCGGTGGCTTCTGGCCCGGCTCCAGGAGCTGACGGAGCAGGTGACGGAGGCCCTCGAGGCCTACGACCCCACCACCAGCGCCCGCGCCATCCGGGACTTCGTGGTGGAGGACCTGTCCCAGTGGTACATCCGCCGCAACCGCCGCCGCTTCTGGAAGAACGAGGACGCCCTGGACCGGGAGGCGGCCTACGCCACCTTGTGGGAGGCCCTGGTCCAGCTGGCCCTCCTCCTGGCCCCCTTTACCCCCTTCCTGGCGGAGGCCCTCTGGCAGAACCTGGTCCGGAGCGTGGACGAAACCGCCCCCCTCTCCGTGCACCTGGCGGACTGGCCCAAGCCGGAGCCCGCCCTCAAGGACGAGCGGCTCCTCCTCTGGATGCGGGCGGTGCTTAAGGTGGTGGACCTGGCCCGCGCGGCCCGGGCCAAGAGCGGGGTCAAGACCCGCACCCCCCTCCCCCTTCTCCTCCTCACCGCCCCGGGCGAGGAGGAGCGGCAGGGGCTCAGGCACTTCCTGGAGGAGATCAAGGACGAGCTGAACGTGAAGGAGGCCCGGGTGCTGGAGCCGGGGGAGGAGGTCCTCTCCTACCGGGTCCTGCCCAACCTGAAGCTCCTCGGGAAGAAGTACGGGAAGCTCCTGCCTGCCATCCGAAAGGCCCTGGAGGGGCTGGACCCCCAGGAGGTGGCCCGGAAGGTGCTGAAGGGGGAGGAGGTGGAGGTGGCCCTCGAGGCCGGCCCCCTGCGGCTTTTGCCCGAGGAGGTCCTCCTGGAGGCGCAAAGCCCCGAGGGGTACGTGGCGCTGGAGGAGCGGGGGTACGTGGCCGCGCTTAAGGTGGAGGTCACGGAGGAGCTCCGCCTCGAGGGCCTGGCCCGGGACCTGGTCCGCCACCTGCAGCAGGCCCGGAAGGAGATGGGGCTCAAGGTCTCCGACCGCATCCGGGTGGCCTACCAGGCGGAAGGCGCCTACCGGGAGGCCCTAAAGCGGTTCCAAGACCGCATCGCCGAGGAGGTCCTGGCGGTGGCCCTGGAGGAGGGCGAGGAAGGGGGGTACGAGAGCCTCCTGGAGGACGAGGAGGGCCGGGTGCGCTTCCACCTGGCTAAAGCGTGA
- a CDS encoding CBS domain-containing protein → MRILAAHENLDFDALGSLLLARRLFPGVAVLLGGLEGHMKEVVALFSDHLDLVPAGELDLQGVSEVVLVDNARPERIGPLRRLLGRVPFHVFDHHPPSPGDVPAVGGVVRPVGATVSLLVPLLRARGVGLTPLEATLAYAGLWEDTGGFSFPSTTGEDLEAGAFLLAQGARPAQVRDWVRERYPQEARALLTQLLRKGRVVEVEGFRLLLAQAREEGYIPALAPLAHTLLDLFDAHGVLMVLKLGRDTLFIARSKERLDVGRWLAEVGGGGHPRAAFARVRGVRSALKKLLDALPRYLEREPTLAERMTKRVETLPPTTVREALNLLLERGYGGMPVVEKGARGVRVLGIARRRDLEKAVRHGLGHLGVTAFLSRAVVLPPDAPLARAEEALKTGVGRVLVGEEVGEGEYRLLGIFTRTDLYRTEPPRAPSPGEEVLARLPEGVRRVLLALKEAFPRGVYLVGGVVRDALLGFALGPDVDLVLEGLRAEEVARALVGRFGGSYGLHVAFGTARVRLSFGLEVDLAEAREEYYPYPGALPKVRPSSIAKDLERRDYTVNAMALALEDLRLLDPYGGLLDLRARLLRPLHPLSFVEDPTRIARGARLAARLGFRLAEEALPQLRPALMPEVLGQVSAARLRDELYLILKEPEPTRALRLLEDWGALGPLFGLRPPREGLLERVQEPEARLLLLLYEQERPEEAARRLALPRRVLEGVRLLKALPEDPTPLREEPLRSAFLALFPEKEAWLYQERRKLMGRDLLALGLSPGPRVGEILRKVEEARARGEVKGFEEELELARKLIGDGTSLVSQ, encoded by the coding sequence GTGCGGATCCTCGCCGCGCACGAGAACCTGGACTTTGACGCCCTGGGTTCCTTGCTCCTAGCCCGGCGGCTCTTCCCGGGGGTGGCGGTCCTCCTGGGGGGCCTCGAGGGCCACATGAAGGAGGTGGTGGCCCTTTTCTCCGACCACCTGGACCTGGTGCCTGCGGGCGAGCTGGACCTCCAGGGGGTCAGCGAGGTGGTCCTGGTGGACAACGCCCGCCCCGAGCGGATCGGCCCCCTGCGCCGCCTTCTGGGCCGGGTGCCCTTCCACGTTTTTGACCACCACCCCCCTTCCCCGGGGGACGTGCCCGCGGTGGGCGGGGTGGTGCGGCCGGTGGGGGCCACGGTCAGCCTTCTCGTGCCCCTGCTCCGGGCCCGGGGGGTGGGCCTGACCCCCTTGGAGGCCACCCTGGCCTACGCCGGCCTTTGGGAGGACACCGGGGGGTTCAGCTTTCCCTCCACCACCGGGGAGGACCTCGAGGCGGGGGCCTTCCTCCTGGCCCAGGGGGCCAGGCCCGCCCAGGTCCGGGACTGGGTGCGGGAGCGCTACCCCCAGGAGGCCCGCGCCCTCCTCACCCAGCTTCTGCGCAAGGGGCGGGTGGTGGAGGTGGAGGGGTTCCGCCTCCTCCTGGCCCAGGCCCGGGAGGAGGGGTACATCCCCGCCCTTGCCCCCTTGGCCCATACCCTCCTGGACCTGTTTGATGCCCATGGGGTCCTGATGGTCCTGAAGCTGGGCCGGGACACCCTCTTTATCGCCCGGAGCAAGGAGCGGCTGGACGTGGGGCGGTGGCTCGCCGAGGTGGGGGGCGGGGGCCACCCCCGGGCGGCCTTCGCCCGGGTGCGGGGGGTGAGGAGCGCTCTGAAGAAGCTCCTGGACGCCCTGCCGCGCTACCTGGAGCGGGAACCCACCCTGGCGGAGCGGATGACCAAGCGGGTGGAGACCCTTCCCCCCACCACGGTCCGGGAGGCCCTGAACCTGCTTCTGGAGCGGGGTTACGGGGGAATGCCGGTGGTGGAGAAGGGGGCGCGGGGGGTGCGGGTCTTGGGCATTGCCCGGAGGCGGGACCTGGAGAAGGCGGTCCGCCACGGCCTGGGCCATCTGGGGGTGACCGCCTTCCTCTCCCGTGCGGTGGTCCTCCCCCCGGACGCGCCCCTGGCCCGGGCGGAGGAGGCCCTGAAGACCGGGGTGGGCCGGGTCCTGGTGGGGGAGGAGGTGGGGGAGGGGGAGTACCGGCTTTTGGGCATCTTCACCCGAACCGACCTCTACCGGACCGAGCCCCCCCGGGCCCCCTCCCCGGGGGAGGAGGTCTTGGCCCGGCTTCCCGAGGGGGTCAGGCGGGTCCTCCTCGCCCTGAAGGAGGCCTTCCCCAGGGGGGTGTACCTGGTGGGGGGGGTGGTGCGGGACGCCCTTTTGGGCTTCGCCCTGGGGCCGGACGTGGACCTGGTCCTGGAGGGGCTGAGGGCGGAGGAGGTGGCCCGGGCCCTCGTGGGCCGCTTCGGGGGGAGCTACGGCCTGCACGTGGCCTTCGGCACCGCCCGGGTGCGGCTTTCCTTCGGGCTCGAGGTGGACCTGGCCGAGGCCCGGGAGGAGTACTACCCCTACCCGGGGGCCCTGCCCAAGGTGCGGCCCAGCTCCATCGCCAAGGACCTGGAGAGGCGGGACTACACGGTGAACGCCATGGCCCTGGCCCTGGAGGACCTCCGCCTCTTGGACCCTTACGGGGGGCTTTTGGACCTCAGGGCCCGGCTCCTTCGGCCCCTCCACCCCCTCTCCTTCGTGGAGGACCCCACCCGGATCGCCCGGGGGGCGCGGCTCGCCGCCCGGCTGGGCTTCCGCCTGGCGGAGGAGGCCCTGCCCCAGCTCCGGCCTGCCCTCATGCCCGAGGTGCTGGGCCAGGTCTCGGCCGCCCGCCTCCGGGACGAGCTCTACCTGATCCTAAAGGAGCCCGAGCCCACCCGCGCCCTGCGGCTTTTGGAGGACTGGGGGGCCCTCGGCCCCCTCTTCGGCCTGAGGCCGCCCCGGGAAGGGCTATTGGAGCGGGTCCAGGAGCCCGAGGCGCGGCTTCTTCTCCTCCTCTACGAGCAGGAGAGGCCCGAGGAGGCGGCCCGGAGGCTCGCCCTTCCCCGGCGGGTCCTCGAGGGGGTGCGGCTTCTAAAAGCCCTCCCCGAGGACCCCACCCCCCTTCGGGAGGAGCCCCTCCGCTCCGCCTTCCTGGCCCTCTTTCCCGAGAAGGAGGCCTGGCTCTACCAGGAGAGGCGGAAGCTCATGGGGCGGGACCTTCTGGCCCTGGGCCTTTCCCCGGGGCCGCGGGTGGGGGAGATTTTGCGCAAGGTGGAGGAGGCCCGCGCCCGGGGGGAGGTGAAGGGGTTTGAGGAGGAGCTCGAGTTGGCCCGTAAACTGATAGGCGATGGGACTTCTCTCGTATCTCAGTGA
- a CDS encoding site-2 protease family protein, with protein sequence MGLLSYLSDPGVFLVAFLLAVLGLMLHNLAQAWLADRYGDPGPRRHGFLSLDLRVHLEPLGLLLLLLLGFGWPRFVPYRLFGGKEARVALMGPLGFLLAAFLYGLFARFLPYPFGEGAQVAQGLMLLHAAIYLFPVPPLDGARVVYALGSREARALMDRLASYGPLGFLLVFLVLSYTGVTGAVVRGLAGLLGYLYRAMGL encoded by the coding sequence ATGGGACTTCTCTCGTATCTCAGTGACCCCGGGGTCTTCCTGGTGGCCTTCCTCTTGGCCGTTTTGGGCCTGATGCTCCACAACCTGGCCCAGGCCTGGCTCGCCGACCGCTACGGCGACCCCGGCCCCAGGCGGCACGGCTTTTTGAGCCTGGACCTCAGGGTCCACCTCGAGCCCTTGGGCCTCCTCCTCCTTCTCCTTTTGGGCTTCGGCTGGCCCCGGTTCGTCCCCTACCGGCTCTTCGGGGGCAAGGAGGCGCGGGTGGCCCTGATGGGCCCCCTGGGCTTCCTCCTGGCCGCCTTCCTGTACGGCCTCTTCGCCCGCTTCCTCCCCTACCCCTTCGGCGAGGGGGCCCAGGTGGCCCAGGGCCTGATGCTCCTCCACGCGGCCATCTACCTCTTCCCGGTGCCCCCTTTGGACGGGGCCCGGGTGGTCTACGCCCTGGGAAGCCGCGAGGCCCGGGCCCTGATGGACCGGCTCGCCTCTTACGGCCCCCTGGGCTTCCTCCTCGTCTTCCTGGTCCTCTCCTACACCGGGGTGACCGGGGCGGTGGTCCGGGGGCTCGCCGGGCTTCTGGGCTACCTGTACCGGGCCATGGGGCTTTGA
- a CDS encoding deoxyribonuclease IV — MIRYGFHLSIAGKKGVAGAVEEALALGLTAFQIFAKSPRSWRTRPLSPSEVENFRALRENAGELPGVIHASYLVNLGAEGELWEKSVMSLADDLEKAQALGLEYVVVHPGSGSPERVKEGALRALRLAGVRRKPLLLLENTAGGGEKVGSRLEELAYLLEDTPFGVCFDTCHAFSAGYPLHQDPRGVIGELDRVVGLDRVPVIHLNDSVGAFGSRVDHHAHLLQGQIGEALKEVVRDERLQGKVFILETPRGLEEDAHNLRVLRGWLES, encoded by the coding sequence ATGATCCGGTATGGGTTCCATCTGTCCATCGCCGGAAAGAAGGGGGTGGCGGGGGCGGTGGAGGAGGCTTTGGCCTTGGGGCTCACCGCCTTTCAGATCTTCGCCAAAAGCCCAAGGAGCTGGCGGACCCGCCCCCTTTCCCCCTCGGAGGTGGAGAACTTCCGCGCCCTGCGGGAGAACGCCGGAGAACTCCCCGGGGTCATCCACGCCTCGTACCTGGTGAACCTGGGGGCGGAGGGGGAGCTTTGGGAGAAGAGCGTGATGAGCCTGGCCGACGACCTGGAAAAGGCCCAGGCCCTGGGCCTGGAGTACGTGGTCGTCCACCCGGGCTCCGGCTCTCCCGAGCGGGTGAAGGAAGGGGCGCTCCGGGCCCTGCGCCTGGCGGGGGTGAGGAGGAAGCCCCTCCTCCTTTTGGAGAACACCGCCGGGGGCGGGGAGAAGGTGGGCTCGAGGCTGGAGGAGCTGGCCTACCTCCTGGAGGACACCCCCTTCGGGGTCTGCTTTGACACCTGCCACGCCTTCAGCGCCGGCTACCCCCTGCACCAGGACCCTAGGGGGGTCATCGGGGAGCTGGACCGGGTGGTGGGTCTGGACCGGGTTCCGGTGATCCACCTGAACGACTCCGTGGGGGCCTTCGGAAGCCGGGTGGACCACCACGCCCACCTGCTCCAGGGCCAGATCGGGGAGGCCCTAAAGGAGGTGGTGCGGGACGAACGGCTCCAGGGCAAGGTCTTCATCCTGGAGACCCCCCGGGGCCTCGAGGAGGACGCCCACAACCTGCGGGTCCTGCGGGGCTGGCTGGAGAGTTAG